The Blattabacterium cuenoti genome includes the window ACTCTAACCCAATTCTAACTAAAGGAAGTTTATGGTTTTCTACGATTAAAACTTTTAATCCATTTTCCATTTGAAAAAATTTAGGTTTTTCAACATTTATAGTCGTCTTTCTTTTAAGAGACCTAGGTGGTATACTTCGATTAAATATATGAGCAAACATAATTATTGTATGAAAAAAAATTATTACAGTAAGGATAATCTTTACAAAAAATTTATTTTTATTTATCTGTGTTATCGTTATCTGGGACATTATATAAACGAACTCTATTATTTTTATTTAAATATTTATTAGCAACTCTTCTTATATCTTCTATAGTTATTTTTTTATATTTTTTTATATCAGTATTAATTAAATCAGCATTATTATAATATAAATAATAATGAGATAAATTAGCTGTTATTCCACTCATAGAATAATTGTCAGAAATAAATTTCTTTTCAAAATAGTTTATTTGTTTTTCCAATTCATATAGTGTTATTCCTTTCTCTTTTAAAAGATCTATTTCTTCATCTATTATTTTGGTTAATTGATCTAATGTAATTCCAGGATTTATTAATCCATATATAACGAAAATTCCATAATCTTCCATTGTATCTAAAAACGAACCAGCATAAGAAGCGATTTGTTTTGTATTTACAATATTTTTTATTATACGAGAACTTTCTCCAGAAGACAATATGTGATCAATAATTTTTAATACATAAGAATCTTTGCTTGTAAGTTTTGGAACTCTATACGATAAAAACACTCCAGGAACTTTAGTATTTTTATCTACGTAAGTAAAAAATATTTCTTTTTTCATCGGTTCTTCTTCTATTTTCTTCATTTTAAAATCCATTTTTCCTTTAGGAATAGATGAAAAATATTTTTTAATCAATATTCTAGCTTCATTCATATCAAAAT containing:
- a CDS encoding M16 family metallopeptidase, whose translation is MNRIYFIFLMLATMVLNFLSSKNFNYSKDLYKIKFFEEKLSNGLHVILHQDKTHPLVSISVLYHVGSKNETPGKSGFAHFFEHLMFEGSKNVKKGEYFKYIASNGGKNNAYTNHDETCYYEILPSDRLPLALWLESERMLHAKVDEESINIQREVVKEEKKMRIENQPYVKAISEIVPSLLFKKHPYKYPIIGLDQDLDTATEADYQEFYKTYYVPNNAVLVVSGDFDMNEARILIKKYFSSIPKGKMDFKMKKIEEEPMKKEIFFTYVDKNTKVPGVFLSYRVPKLTSKDSYVLKIIDHILSSGESSRIIKNIVNTKQIASYAGSFLDTMEDYGIFVIYGLINPGITLDQLTKIIDEEIDLLKEKGITLYELEKQINYFEKKFISDNYSMSGITANLSHYYLYYNNADLINTDIKKYKKITIEDIRRVANKYLNKNNRVRLYNVPDNDNTDK